The Cylindrospermum stagnale PCC 7417 genome segment TAGATGTAGGTTGGGTTGAGGAACGAAACCCAACATTTTCATTAACTTAGTGGGTAACGCTTACGCTCTACCCATTTTACAAATAATTTCGACGCCCTATTTATTGGAGATGTTGAGGAACCAGTTATAAATCATCTCATCACTCAAAGCCATTTTACAAAGCTCATCCCAAGATTTTTTTATTTCAAGACAATTGGTTCATAAATAAAATTGTCTATCCAGCTTCAGACTGATTAATAAATTACTTTATCTTTCCAAAATTATACATTCTTTTCTAGGGAATTCACTATGCCCTATAATAAAAAGTAATTGTATTTACACAATGAATTTACTTGGTCTGAAAAATATTTTGCACCATCTTCTTATCCACACTTGCAGCAGCTTGATCTAAATCTGCAACCTCACCATCACTCAACAACCAACCCAAAGCACCAATATTATCTTCTGCTTGCTTTAAACTCTTTGCTCCAGGAATAGGAATTGTACCTTTACAAATACACCAATTAATTGCCACCTGAGACATAGTTTTATTTCGGAAATTTGCCACCTCACGCAAACAGCCTAAAAGCGGTTTCATTCCTGGTAATAACTGCCGACACAATAAGCCCCGAATACCTTTAGGAAAAGTGCCTTTTTCCGAAAACTTGCCTGTCAACAAACCCAAAGCAAGCGGACTGTAAGCTATCAGTTTAATTCCCAAATCATCGCAAACATCTTTTAACCCTAATTCGGTGACAGGATAGGTAGACAGCAAAGAGTATTGAACTTGCAAAGAAGTAATTGGTACACCTCTCTCAGCAAACTTTTTCTGCACATATTGCAGCCGTTTTGGCCCGTAATTAGATAATCCCACCCCCTTAACTAACCCTTGTTCATAAAGATCCGCTAAACCATCTAACAGTCCTGACTCTTGCCAAGGTGCGTAATTGGCTGTAGACCAGTGCATCTGCACTAAATCGACATTTTTGCCCAAACGTTGAGCAGAAGCCTTGCAAGCGGACACCATCGCTTGTCTCGTCCATCTCCAAGGGTAAGCAGCTAGCTTGGTAGCAATGCAAATATTATCTTTACCTAAACCCTGATATTCCCCAAAAAATCGTCCCAAAAGTTGCTCACTCCGTCCGTTTAATCTTCCAGTCCCGTAGGAGTCACCAGTATCAAATAAGGTGACACCGTTGCTTACACACAAGTTAAAGACGGCTTGCAACTGGTCATCCATGCCTTCATTGTATCCCCAGAGCAGTTGGTTACCCCATGCCCAAGTTCCACAACCCATGCTGGGGAGGGTGAGTTTTTGGTTCATCTGCATATTCACCTGCTATGGATTTCTATATAGAAAGTTTGTATATTAGCAGTTTAGCTAAAATCACATTATACAATTTTTCTAAATATTCTCTAAATTTAACAAACTACTAATTAGGTTAGGCAAGCCGCTACAGCAGGGGTTAGAATGTGCATCTAATTCATTACGTTCTATCTGCTTGGCAATTTTATCAGCATATTGAATTGCGCGTTTTGTCAACGATTTCAAAGGTTTTGGATAAAGACACATTGATTTATCGTAGTCGGGTATATGCTTTTCTAGTAATTTAGCTAACTTGTCACGGTTAATTTGTCCTAAATGCTCTTGAAAGTGAATTAAATACCAAAGTTCAAAACAGGGGTTTGTAATTGCTAGCTGGATATTTTGGCTTTTAGCTCTATTAATTGCATTATCCCAAATTGCTCGACTTTTTTCTATATGTTCATCTCCGTCAAACACAGCCCAAGCAACATCTTTATTACTCCATCTCTTCTCATCTTTCATCTGCTGTCGTTCTTCGATGAGTCTTTCAATAATGTTACCTGGGTCAGTTTTGCCTTGATGACGTAATACGATAATTTCTAAAGTCGGTGAACGTAATTCATTGCGAATGCTGTTGAAATAAATTGGTTCTGTTTTACTTCCTTCACAAGCAATTATTATTTTCTGACCAATCTTTTTGCTAGGTTGACGACGATTTAACGGTCTTGACACTGCTAATCACCCTGTAAAATCATTTCCTCATCAGATGGTAAAAACGGAACTGCTCCAAAGCGTCCATCTAAATAAGCTTTATCAATTGCTAAATCGTTTCGCACATGAAAATCAGTTAAAGGATATAATTCTGTGCTGTGATCAGGGCGTTTTTGAGTAAACCATATTTGGTCACGTCGTAATAAGTTATTTCTTTGTAGTGTATTGTCATGACTGGTTAAAATTAGTTGAGCATTTTCTGGATTTGTTTTAGGATTCTGAAACATTTTAATAATGGCTCTTACGATATTTGGATGAATATTTGTGCCTAATTCATCTACAATCGTTAATTCCCCTGAGTCCAGAACTCGTACTATCCGAACTGCTAGATTAAATATGCGTTGAGTTCCAAGGGATTCTTCATCTAAAAGCCATTGTATTTCATTACCTTCATGGGTATTATGTACAGCATATATATTATACTCAAATTCTTCTT includes the following:
- a CDS encoding aldo/keto reductase, with amino-acid sequence MQMNQKLTLPSMGCGTWAWGNQLLWGYNEGMDDQLQAVFNLCVSNGVTLFDTGDSYGTGRLNGRSEQLLGRFFGEYQGLGKDNICIATKLAAYPWRWTRQAMVSACKASAQRLGKNVDLVQMHWSTANYAPWQESGLLDGLADLYEQGLVKGVGLSNYGPKRLQYVQKKFAERGVPITSLQVQYSLLSTYPVTELGLKDVCDDLGIKLIAYSPLALGLLTGKFSEKGTFPKGIRGLLCRQLLPGMKPLLGCLREVANFRNKTMSQVAINWCICKGTIPIPGAKSLKQAEDNIGALGWLLSDGEVADLDQAAASVDKKMVQNIFQTK
- a CDS encoding RloB family protein codes for the protein MSRPLNRRQPSKKIGQKIIIACEGSKTEPIYFNSIRNELRSPTLEIIVLRHQGKTDPGNIIERLIEERQQMKDEKRWSNKDVAWAVFDGDEHIEKSRAIWDNAINRAKSQNIQLAITNPCFELWYLIHFQEHLGQINRDKLAKLLEKHIPDYDKSMCLYPKPLKSLTKRAIQYADKIAKQIERNELDAHSNPCCSGLPNLISSLLNLENI